From the Paenibacillus sp. FSL H8-0548 genome, one window contains:
- a CDS encoding ABC transporter ATP-binding protein, which produces MGKVVELKQLMKSYGNIKAVNNVSFSMDEAKIYGLLGRNGAGKTTIMHMITAQLFATSGELKVFGESPYENNRVLSQICFIKESQKYPDIYRIIDVLNIAASFHPNWDHDYALSLAEEFRLPLKRKMKKLSRGMLSSVGIIVGLASRAPLTIFDEPYLGLDAVARSLFYDRLLEDYSLHPRTVILSTHLIDEVSRLLEHVIVIDNGSLIIDEEAEALRGRAFTLAGPKASVESFTAGKEVIHHEPFGSLLSATVMGHWDASEHSQAEALGLELAPVSLQQLIIYLTNGKMQRKAVDV; this is translated from the coding sequence ATGGGTAAAGTAGTGGAATTGAAGCAGCTGATGAAGTCCTATGGAAATATAAAGGCAGTCAATAATGTCAGCTTCTCCATGGATGAAGCGAAAATCTACGGGCTGCTCGGCAGAAATGGCGCAGGAAAGACGACGATCATGCACATGATCACCGCTCAGCTGTTCGCTACAAGCGGGGAGCTTAAAGTATTTGGAGAATCCCCTTACGAGAATAACCGTGTACTCAGTCAAATTTGTTTTATTAAAGAAAGCCAGAAATATCCTGATATCTATCGTATTATTGACGTGCTAAACATTGCTGCTTCTTTTCACCCTAACTGGGATCACGACTATGCCCTCTCGCTCGCAGAGGAGTTTCGACTGCCGTTGAAACGGAAAATGAAGAAGCTTTCCAGAGGCATGCTCTCATCTGTCGGCATTATTGTCGGTCTTGCGAGCCGAGCACCGCTCACCATATTCGATGAGCCTTACCTAGGTCTAGATGCTGTCGCCCGCAGCTTGTTTTATGATCGACTCCTTGAGGATTATTCGTTGCATCCGCGTACGGTCATTCTGTCTACACATCTAATTGATGAAGTAAGTAGACTGCTTGAGCATGTCATCGTCATCGATAATGGATCTTTGATCATTGACGAGGAAGCTGAGGCGCTTCGCGGCCGAGCTTTTACTTTAGCAGGACCCAAGGCCTCCGTCGAATCCTTCACGGCAGGCAAGGAGGTCATCCATCACGAACCATTTGGCAGCTTGTTATCTGCAACCGTTATGGGCCATTGGGATGCTAGCGAGCACTCACAAGCAGAAGCACTAGGGCTTGAGCTTGCACCTGTATCCCTTCAGCAATTAATTATTTATCTGACAAATGGGAAAATGCAAAGAAAGGCGGTTGACGTCTGA
- a CDS encoding GntR family transcriptional regulator: protein MAFLMDDSRPIFVQIAERIEDDIIEGVMPEESQVLSTNQFAAFYKINPATAAKGVNKLVDEGILYKKRGIGMFVAEGARTKVIEKRKEQFFEEFVVTMVREAKKLGISAEQLTDMIKRGDNA, encoded by the coding sequence ATGGCTTTTTTGATGGACGACAGCCGACCTATCTTTGTTCAAATTGCAGAACGAATTGAAGATGACATTATTGAGGGCGTAATGCCCGAGGAATCGCAGGTTCTTTCGACGAACCAATTTGCCGCCTTTTACAAGATAAATCCAGCAACTGCGGCCAAAGGTGTAAATAAGCTTGTTGATGAAGGTATTTTGTATAAAAAGCGGGGGATTGGCATGTTTGTAGCTGAAGGTGCTCGAACGAAAGTAATCGAGAAGCGCAAGGAGCAATTTTTTGAAGAGTTTGTCGTAACGATGGTCCGGGAAGCGAAGAAGCTGGGGATCTCAGCGGAACAGTTAACGGATATGATCAAGAGAGGGGATAATGCGTAA
- the thpR gene encoding RNA 2',3'-cyclic phosphodiesterase: MSSETLRLFIAIPIDEKWREQLIEKSTLLKSNLHFQKWTHPEDYHITLKFLGDTSVSKIQQIEKLLNNVAEVTDPFELRGKGWGTFGSQTSPNILWASVGGDLNSLTELHRKIDDSMDGLFPRENRVFSPHLTIARRYKGKDQLKTSIEDYFPDAIESVISWSVKEMKLYESNLQKKPMYKSIASFKFV, translated from the coding sequence ATGAGTTCTGAAACATTACGGTTGTTCATTGCTATTCCTATCGATGAAAAATGGAGAGAGCAATTGATTGAAAAATCAACACTGCTCAAGTCAAACCTTCATTTTCAGAAATGGACGCATCCAGAGGATTATCATATTACTTTGAAATTTTTAGGTGATACCTCGGTATCTAAAATACAGCAGATAGAAAAGTTATTAAACAACGTTGCTGAAGTTACTGATCCATTTGAGTTAAGAGGGAAAGGGTGGGGAACTTTTGGCTCACAAACTTCACCAAATATTCTTTGGGCAAGTGTAGGAGGAGATTTGAATTCACTTACTGAATTACATCGAAAAATAGATGATAGTATGGACGGACTTTTCCCGAGGGAAAATCGTGTATTTAGTCCTCATTTAACCATAGCTCGTCGCTATAAAGGGAAAGATCAGTTGAAAACTTCCATTGAGGATTACTTTCCAGATGCTATAGAATCAGTTATTAGTTGGTCAGTTAAAGAAATGAAATTATATGAAAGCAATCTTCAAAAAAAACCAATGTACAAATCTATCGCATCTTTTAAATTTGTTTAA
- a CDS encoding xanthine phosphoribosyltransferase — MKPLEQKILDEGIVLGDHVLKVDSFLNHQVDPQLMHSIGQTFAQLFEAEGVTKVLTLESSGIAPAVMTALLLNVPLIFARKRKSLTLKDDLFTEKIFSFTKQEESEVTVSRKFLNGEDRVLLIDDFLANGDAALGLGRIVAQAGATVAGIGIVIEKAFQPGREVLLQQGYRVHSLARIASLDGGKVSFVTESAAQNV, encoded by the coding sequence GTGAAGCCATTAGAGCAAAAAATCTTGGACGAGGGGATTGTCCTAGGTGATCATGTATTAAAGGTCGATTCCTTCCTTAATCATCAGGTTGATCCGCAGCTTATGCATAGCATTGGACAGACATTTGCCCAGCTATTTGAGGCTGAAGGTGTTACGAAGGTGCTTACATTGGAGTCCTCAGGAATCGCACCAGCGGTGATGACTGCACTTTTATTGAATGTACCGTTAATTTTTGCACGCAAACGTAAATCCTTGACGTTGAAGGATGATCTTTTTACGGAGAAGATCTTCTCGTTTACTAAGCAGGAGGAAAGCGAGGTAACGGTGTCGCGTAAGTTTTTGAATGGTGAGGACCGCGTGCTGCTTATTGATGACTTTCTTGCCAACGGCGATGCTGCTCTGGGTTTAGGACGTATTGTAGCACAAGCCGGTGCGACGGTTGCAGGAATTGGCATCGTCATCGAGAAAGCCTTCCAGCCTGGACGAGAAGTGCTCTTGCAGCAGGGCTATCGCGTACACTCCTTAGCAAGAATCGCTTCATTAGATGGTGGTAAAGTATCCTTTGTTACAGAGTCTGCCGCACAGAACGTATGA
- a CDS encoding Rrf2 family transcriptional regulator: MTSNRFAVAVHILTLLETNKTERLTSDWIAGSVNTNPVVIRRIMGLLNKAGLVATNAGVAGATLTRQASEITLLDIYSAVHNQGQDELFAIHEKPNPDCSVGRHIQSSLESAFSEAQKAMENKLADITLEQISQDIVNKMN, from the coding sequence TTGACTAGCAACCGATTTGCAGTGGCGGTTCACATATTGACGTTATTGGAGACGAATAAGACAGAACGGTTAACCTCAGACTGGATCGCTGGCAGCGTAAACACGAACCCTGTTGTTATCCGTAGAATTATGGGATTACTGAATAAGGCGGGACTTGTCGCAACGAACGCCGGGGTAGCGGGCGCCACGCTGACAAGGCAGGCAAGCGAAATTACGCTTTTGGACATTTACAGTGCCGTTCACAATCAAGGGCAAGACGAGTTATTCGCTATACATGAGAAGCCTAATCCGGATTGCTCGGTTGGCCGTCACATTCAATCATCGCTTGAATCAGCCTTTAGCGAAGCGCAGAAGGCGATGGAGAATAAGCTCGCAGATATTACGCTTGAGCAAATTTCGCAGGATATTGTTAATAAAATGAACTGA
- a CDS encoding sugar ABC transporter permease, with product MKTSSSKWKLRASYFILSVLTVISIFPALWIILSSLKTGNSLYSDTFIPREFTFQHYVDLFEKTKYPIWFLNTLKVALFSTLIGTFLLLFASYAISRFRFVGRKTTLKMFLVLQMFPGFMAMIAIFVLLNAMSLLNSHWALILVYSTGAIITNVFVAKGFFDTIPKSLEDAARIDGASHLKVFFSIIIPLSRPMLTYASLMIFNGAFVDFIFADLILRTEEQRTLAVGLYKMVSQRNSTEFTMFASGAVLVAVPVTLLFLFLQRFLIEGLTAGATKG from the coding sequence GTGAAAACTTCTTCGTCCAAATGGAAGCTGCGTGCAAGCTACTTCATTTTAAGCGTCCTGACCGTAATCAGCATTTTTCCTGCTTTGTGGATTATTCTGTCCTCACTCAAAACAGGGAACAGCCTTTATAGTGATACCTTCATACCACGTGAATTTACGTTTCAGCATTATGTCGATTTGTTCGAGAAAACGAAGTATCCGATATGGTTTTTAAATACGCTCAAGGTCGCATTATTTTCTACGCTTATCGGAACCTTTCTGCTTCTGTTCGCATCCTATGCGATTTCAAGATTTCGTTTTGTCGGTCGGAAGACAACACTTAAAATGTTTCTAGTGCTGCAAATGTTTCCAGGCTTTATGGCCATGATTGCAATCTTCGTCCTACTGAATGCGATGAGCCTGCTCAATTCGCATTGGGCGCTCATTCTGGTGTACAGCACGGGAGCCATCATTACGAATGTCTTTGTTGCCAAGGGCTTTTTCGATACGATTCCAAAAAGCTTGGAGGATGCTGCCAGAATTGATGGCGCCAGTCATTTAAAGGTTTTTTTCAGCATCATTATACCGCTCTCGCGGCCGATGCTCACCTATGCCAGTCTGATGATTTTTAACGGAGCGTTCGTTGATTTTATTTTCGCGGATTTAATTCTAAGAACGGAAGAACAACGGACCTTAGCTGTCGGACTTTACAAAATGGTCAGCCAGCGCAACTCCACCGAATTTACGATGTTTGCATCAGGAGCTGTCCTTGTCGCCGTACCCGTAACCTTATTATTTCTGTTCCTGCAGCGTTTTTTGATCGAAGGACTAACGGCTGGAGCAACCAAAGGATAA
- a CDS encoding sugar ABC transporter permease — MSSKSKAAILSILFMGLGQLYNRQWLKGLLFLAAGMLGIYFFIFELYDYIHGLITLGDTPSGFVKVGKMTKLVEGDHSIFMMIKGLVALLAALLMAAYYILNIRDAHIVSAERARGKRPNSFKQSLVMLEQKHFAYLVLLPPFIAIVFLSILPLIFSILIAFTNYADPILPPANLVDWVAFDNFSKMINIKAWSTTFTGVLQWTIVWAILATVTTYIGGVLVAILIHQPAIRFKKFWRTALIIPFAIPNMVSLLVMRNMFNNQFGPVNSYLKFFGLKGIPWLTDPFWAKVTVILVNMWMGIPITMILAFGVLSTIPRDLYEAADADGAGSIHKFRYITMPMVLFSTAPLLIMQFAGNINNFNVIYLLTNGEPVNINYQFAGHTDLLVTWLYKLALLQSQFSFASVIGIFIFVIVATFSIWSYTRTRSYKEEDMIQ, encoded by the coding sequence ATGAGCAGCAAAAGCAAAGCCGCAATCCTGTCCATCCTATTCATGGGTCTTGGTCAACTATACAACCGGCAATGGCTAAAGGGCTTGCTGTTTTTGGCGGCAGGCATGCTTGGCATCTATTTTTTTATATTTGAGCTCTACGATTATATCCATGGCCTCATAACGCTTGGCGATACGCCGAGCGGCTTTGTGAAGGTAGGCAAAATGACGAAGCTTGTTGAAGGCGACCACTCGATCTTTATGATGATTAAAGGCTTGGTCGCTCTGCTCGCTGCACTGCTTATGGCCGCTTACTACATTCTCAATATTCGAGACGCTCATATCGTAAGTGCAGAAAGAGCGCGGGGCAAGCGCCCCAATTCATTCAAACAATCGTTGGTTATGCTTGAACAGAAGCATTTTGCCTACCTCGTACTTTTGCCGCCTTTTATTGCTATCGTTTTTTTGAGCATATTGCCATTAATTTTCTCAATTCTTATCGCTTTTACCAATTACGCTGATCCCATCTTGCCTCCCGCCAATCTTGTGGACTGGGTAGCCTTTGACAATTTTTCGAAAATGATAAACATCAAGGCCTGGAGCACAACTTTCACCGGCGTCCTGCAATGGACGATCGTATGGGCAATTTTGGCTACCGTAACGACTTATATCGGTGGTGTGCTCGTTGCCATCCTCATTCATCAGCCAGCCATTCGCTTCAAAAAATTTTGGCGCACAGCGCTAATCATTCCTTTTGCCATACCGAATATGGTGTCACTGCTTGTCATGCGCAATATGTTCAACAACCAGTTTGGTCCAGTCAACAGCTATTTGAAATTCTTTGGCTTAAAAGGAATTCCATGGCTGACCGATCCCTTCTGGGCCAAGGTCACCGTTATTCTCGTCAACATGTGGATGGGTATCCCCATCACAATGATACTTGCCTTTGGTGTACTGAGTACCATTCCTCGTGATCTGTATGAAGCAGCGGATGCCGATGGTGCTGGCTCTATCCATAAGTTCCGGTACATTACGATGCCGATGGTATTATTTTCCACAGCACCACTTCTCATCATGCAATTTGCTGGCAACATCAACAATTTCAATGTCATTTATTTACTGACGAACGGAGAGCCTGTCAATATCAATTATCAATTCGCAGGACATACCGACCTGCTCGTAACATGGCTGTATAAGCTGGCACTCCTTCAGTCGCAATTCAGCTTTGCATCCGTGATCGGCATATTCATCTTCGTTATCGTAGCTACATTCTCGATCTGGAGCTACACACGGACAAGATCCTACAAAGAGGAGGACATGATCCAGTGA
- a CDS encoding maltose ABC transporter substrate-binding protein, with protein MLQSKKWVTTLICSFLVLALAACNAGKSNVNENAGKNQGTDLAAVENDEELKPEAGAKLVIWEAQEQQDYMQKVGKAFEEKYGVPVTVEVVAGGDQGARLTTDGPSKTAADVLTLPHDQIGLAIKAGLLLPNDVFEEETKADNLETAIIASSFDNVLYGYPKSVETYAMFYNKDIFPEPPTTWEEIVAFADTFNDPDKNKYAIMWEFVGYYTYPFIGSYGGYMFGDNNTNASDIGLNKGDTVKGFEYMRTLKKILPMNAGDITYDVKTQLFKEGKLALNIDGPWSVAAFKDSMNLGVAPLPKFPNGNDSISFSGVKSYYVNSYSAYPVAARLFANFASSKENQLLNYELTGAIPTNKQAGEDPLIKNDPITSGFFQQFSNSVPMSSVPGVDLVWEALKATFVALWDNPSLDIKTTLDNMVKTIEDGLKAR; from the coding sequence ATGTTGCAAAGTAAAAAATGGGTCACTACGCTTATCTGTTCCTTCCTTGTGCTTGCGCTTGCCGCCTGCAACGCAGGCAAATCGAATGTGAATGAAAATGCAGGAAAAAATCAAGGCACTGACCTGGCAGCAGTAGAGAACGACGAGGAGCTAAAGCCAGAAGCGGGTGCAAAACTCGTCATTTGGGAGGCGCAAGAGCAGCAGGATTATATGCAAAAGGTTGGAAAAGCGTTTGAGGAAAAATATGGCGTTCCCGTAACTGTAGAAGTAGTAGCAGGTGGAGATCAAGGAGCCCGTTTAACGACCGATGGCCCTTCCAAGACAGCAGCCGATGTTCTAACCCTTCCTCATGATCAGATCGGTTTAGCCATTAAAGCGGGATTGCTTCTGCCTAACGATGTTTTTGAAGAGGAAACGAAAGCTGACAACCTAGAAACGGCGATCATTGCCTCGTCCTTCGATAACGTTCTGTACGGCTATCCGAAATCAGTAGAAACGTATGCGATGTTCTATAACAAAGATATTTTCCCCGAACCTCCTACAACCTGGGAAGAAATCGTAGCTTTTGCCGATACGTTTAACGATCCTGATAAAAATAAATACGCCATCATGTGGGAGTTCGTCGGCTATTATACATATCCCTTCATCGGCAGCTATGGCGGCTATATGTTTGGCGACAACAATACGAACGCCTCCGATATCGGACTGAACAAGGGCGATACCGTTAAAGGATTCGAATATATGCGCACACTCAAAAAAATACTGCCAATGAATGCCGGCGACATCACGTACGATGTCAAAACACAGCTATTCAAGGAAGGCAAGCTTGCGCTCAATATAGACGGACCATGGTCGGTCGCTGCATTTAAAGACAGTATGAATCTAGGCGTGGCGCCGCTGCCGAAATTTCCTAACGGCAATGATTCTATTTCCTTCTCTGGCGTAAAATCCTACTATGTCAACTCTTATAGCGCTTATCCCGTGGCTGCCCGATTGTTTGCCAACTTCGCAAGCAGCAAGGAAAATCAACTGCTCAACTATGAGCTGACCGGTGCGATTCCAACTAACAAGCAAGCAGGCGAGGATCCTCTCATCAAAAATGATCCCATCACAAGCGGGTTCTTCCAACAGTTCAGCAATTCCGTACCTATGTCGTCCGTTCCCGGCGTCGATCTCGTATGGGAGGCCTTGAAAGCAACCTTCGTGGCGCTTTGGGATAATCCAAGCCTCGATATTAAAACTACGCTCGACAACATGGTCAAAACGATTGAAGACGGTCTAAAAGCAAGATAA
- a CDS encoding divergent polysaccharide deacetylase family protein has product MVITGFILAIGSFSVSNEVSAEPQVNRTISIVIDDFGNGMSGTAEMLKLPVKITVAIMPFLPTTKQDAEEAYRLGHDVIVHMPMEPNKGMKKWLGPGALTTDLNDAEVRKRVEEAINDVPHAIGMNNHMGSKVTSDERMMRIVLSVCKERGLFFLDSRTSYKTVVPKIAAEIGVPIVSNDVFLDDVHSVEHITKQIGMLRKHLEAHVSCITIGHVGPGGLKTAAVLKQSIPVMQQNVQFVKLTALINGGLMNDPLVLPNS; this is encoded by the coding sequence ATGGTTATTACTGGTTTTATTTTAGCTATTGGAAGCTTTAGTGTCTCTAATGAGGTCTCGGCAGAGCCGCAAGTGAACCGAACGATTTCCATTGTTATTGATGATTTTGGCAATGGAATGAGCGGAACAGCAGAAATGCTGAAGCTTCCTGTAAAAATAACGGTAGCTATCATGCCTTTTCTGCCAACAACGAAGCAGGATGCAGAGGAGGCCTACCGCTTAGGCCATGATGTCATTGTGCATATGCCGATGGAGCCTAATAAAGGAATGAAAAAGTGGCTAGGTCCAGGAGCATTGACGACAGATTTGAATGATGCTGAGGTTAGGAAGCGTGTGGAGGAGGCTATCAACGATGTGCCTCATGCGATTGGTATGAACAACCATATGGGCTCGAAGGTAACATCAGACGAGAGAATGATGCGAATCGTGCTTAGTGTGTGCAAGGAGCGGGGCTTGTTTTTCCTCGATAGCCGGACCTCCTACAAAACCGTTGTGCCAAAAATTGCAGCGGAGATTGGTGTTCCGATCGTTTCCAACGATGTTTTTCTAGACGATGTCCATTCGGTGGAGCATATTACGAAGCAGATTGGCATGCTGCGCAAGCATTTGGAAGCACACGTGAGCTGCATCACCATAGGACATGTTGGACCAGGCGGTTTGAAGACAGCCGCCGTTCTCAAGCAGTCTATCCCTGTGATGCAGCAAAACGTGCAATTTGTGAAGCTGACAGCGCTGATTAATGGAGGATTAATGAATGATCCACTTGTATTGCCTAATTCCTGA
- a CDS encoding N-acetylmuramoyl-L-alanine amidase, translating into MFRRMTLVLFACLIASCISSSSAAAWPMLPVGTDQDWALPSTVVIIDVGHGGVDGGATSSDILEKDINLAIARKLYTILRSHNIPAVLNRTGDYALSEDNRWHMTRSRHRKDLSHRRQLTEEIESELLISLHVNWSKKPTKKGPLVLHQTNGESSLLAFCIQDALNRQQKTAFLPREGKTFYLLKRVEQPAVIVEMGFISSGSDRAMLTDPLRQEEIAAAIASGIRQYKWIIH; encoded by the coding sequence ATGTTTCGTAGAATGACATTAGTCTTATTTGCCTGTTTGATCGCTTCTTGTATCAGCTCGTCCAGTGCTGCTGCTTGGCCTATGCTGCCCGTAGGCACCGATCAGGACTGGGCGCTTCCATCCACCGTTGTCATTATTGACGTTGGACATGGCGGCGTAGATGGCGGAGCCACTTCATCCGATATTCTCGAGAAAGACATTAATTTGGCGATTGCCCGAAAGCTCTATACGATTTTGCGCAGTCACAACATTCCCGCCGTACTTAATCGAACAGGAGATTATGCGTTAAGTGAAGACAATCGCTGGCATATGACGCGTTCCAGACATCGCAAGGATTTATCGCATCGACGCCAGCTTACGGAGGAAATTGAAAGTGAGCTCCTGATTAGCCTGCATGTCAATTGGTCCAAGAAGCCAACGAAAAAAGGACCGCTTGTTCTGCATCAAACGAATGGAGAAAGCTCACTTCTCGCCTTTTGCATTCAGGATGCGCTTAACCGACAACAAAAAACGGCCTTCCTTCCACGTGAAGGAAAGACGTTTTATTTGCTCAAACGGGTAGAGCAGCCAGCTGTAATCGTTGAGATGGGCTTTATTAGCAGCGGCAGCGATCGCGCTATGCTGACAGATCCGCTGCGTCAAGAGGAGATTGCTGCGGCTATCGCTTCAGGAATTAGGCAATACAAGTGGATCATTCATTAA
- a CDS encoding YqzE family protein — protein MANSDEYVKYMTEQLVTYLDTPRAERKQTRSSAKALREPWLTRWFGWGPVSVILWWRGRSER, from the coding sequence ATGGCGAATAGCGATGAATATGTAAAATATATGACGGAGCAATTAGTAACCTATCTGGATACGCCAAGAGCAGAACGAAAGCAGACCAGATCGTCAGCCAAAGCGCTAAGAGAGCCTTGGCTGACACGTTGGTTCGGCTGGGGACCGGTCAGCGTCATCCTATGGTGGAGAGGCAGATCAGAGCGTTAG
- a CDS encoding YqhG family protein, giving the protein MNEKQVHKFVSRYLEATECSILEKSPSHFTVKLSPLADRELTNRPYYWSFVDRIGGEPETMTYLFVTDKNKYDAAEELKKNEVSLEEADPAIAAQDAAANAALGRSLGFVHGSLAAPARVPREDLFFGARKLDQLFDAAKAKGSFVQMFQETEKRSANPFSSTPYTTWLGVNMRVEFACDRKREEIHCYGISLATGQCVEHFYDRLLERKLTPRLPANIHITKNGISFNKALAIVEQALERKLRSYDYSWAESASSRLEEELERIRGYYEPLIKNGLEENKPAIEEQFTQRQSEIRWQYEPRVTASAINCGLFHLEGIE; this is encoded by the coding sequence TTGAACGAGAAGCAGGTGCACAAATTTGTAAGCCGCTATTTAGAGGCAACAGAATGTTCAATTTTAGAAAAATCGCCCTCTCATTTCACGGTAAAGTTGTCTCCCCTTGCTGATCGCGAGCTGACGAATCGCCCCTATTATTGGAGCTTCGTGGACCGCATTGGCGGTGAGCCCGAGACGATGACCTACCTATTCGTTACGGACAAAAACAAGTATGACGCGGCAGAGGAATTGAAAAAAAATGAAGTCAGCCTAGAGGAAGCAGACCCAGCAATCGCAGCGCAGGATGCCGCGGCAAACGCAGCGCTAGGACGCTCATTGGGGTTCGTGCATGGAAGCCTGGCTGCTCCCGCACGCGTGCCTCGCGAGGATCTTTTTTTTGGCGCCCGCAAGCTGGATCAGCTGTTCGATGCGGCAAAGGCGAAAGGCAGCTTCGTTCAAATGTTCCAAGAGACGGAGAAACGCAGCGCTAATCCTTTTTCGTCTACTCCTTATACCACATGGCTTGGCGTCAATATGCGGGTGGAATTCGCATGCGACCGCAAGCGAGAAGAAATTCATTGCTATGGCATTTCACTGGCAACGGGGCAATGTGTCGAGCATTTTTACGATCGGCTGCTGGAGCGCAAGCTCACACCTCGTCTGCCAGCCAATATTCACATCACCAAAAACGGAATCTCCTTTAACAAGGCGCTTGCCATCGTTGAGCAAGCACTGGAGCGCAAGCTTCGCAGCTATGATTACAGCTGGGCGGAGAGTGCTTCCTCAAGACTTGAGGAAGAGCTTGAGCGAATTAGAGGCTATTATGAGCCACTAATCAAGAATGGACTTGAAGAAAATAAACCAGCCATCGAGGAACAATTTACTCAGCGCCAATCCGAGATACGTTGGCAATACGAGCCACGTGTGACTGCGTCCGCCATTAACTGCGGCCTCTTCCATCTCGAAGGCATCGAATGA